From one Montipora capricornis isolate CH-2021 chromosome 10, ASM3666992v2, whole genome shotgun sequence genomic stretch:
- the LOC138020909 gene encoding tropomyosin alpha-1 chain-like, whose translation MGNDKEGKASDSKRGEGRKRLRDGGSQTDEEDLMASGRSTSARLDEMNAKLDKVLAVCGEIESLKKEIGELKGELKDLKESLEFAGKEIITLKAEMAETFTTVKENGEDMNSFDTDIEVLKRRNIKLEAYTRRENIRIYNIKEESDENTEEQVRNLFVAKLRIPQNDVDAIRFERVHRIPVKPSSQRSQSRGPRPVIVRFSHYQNKEFIRSFYKNLKGTKNFGRLSERG comes from the coding sequence ATGGGAAACGATAAAGAAGGAAAAGCCTCCGATTCCAAGCGCGGAGAAGGTCGTAAAAGACTCAGAGATGGTGGATCTCAAACAGATGAAGAAGACCTCATGGCATCCGGGCGCTCAACTTCGGCTCGCCTCGACGAAATGAACGCTAAATTAGACAAAGTTCTCGCAGTATGCGGCGAAATTGAATCACTCAAGAAAGAAATAGGTGAGCTAAAAGGAGAACTTAAAGATCTGAAAGAGTCACTAGAATTTGCCGGGAAAGAGATCATCACCTTAAAAGCAGAAATGGCTGAAACTTTCACGACAGTTAAAGAAAACGGTGAGGACATGAATTCCTTTGATACTGACATTGAAGTTTTGAAGCGGAGAAATATCAAATTGGAGGCCTACACAAGGCGCGAAAATATAAGAATCTACAACATCAAAGAAGAATCTGATGAAAACACCGAAGAACAGGTTAGAAATCTATTTGTCGCTAAACTGCGAATTCCTCAAAACGATGTTGACGCCATTCGCTTCGAAAGAGTGCATAGAATTCCGGTGAAACCATCAAGTCAAAGATCGCAAAGTCGTGGTCCAAGACCAGTAATTGTTAGATTTAGTCACTATCAGAATAAGGAATTTATCCGCTCCTTTTACAAGAACCTAAAGGGAACTAAGAATTTCGGACGACTTTCCGAGAGAGGTTGA